In one Leptospira mtsangambouensis genomic region, the following are encoded:
- a CDS encoding rubrerythrin: MGSVTVLSNDSIPKVLSDIVANETNHALWLNTLSLLEHLGSRKILLTQSSEETSEMILKHATEEARHALFFKKAARTIRPSFQLGYQNSALVRGTAARIYFAKLDTLVRRSLRKVFPDQKQFTYLAYLYTTTVIEKRAMVVYAAYDEILDRTHSPIRLTNLILEEEGHLSDMSAEMFRLDPNAKERLAALEAEESKIFARFWLQIREFSLN; encoded by the coding sequence ATGGGTTCTGTTACTGTCCTCTCGAATGATTCCATTCCTAAAGTTCTTTCTGATATCGTTGCCAATGAAACCAACCATGCACTTTGGCTAAACACTCTTTCTCTCTTAGAACATCTTGGTTCGAGAAAAATCCTCCTCACCCAATCCAGTGAAGAAACTTCTGAGATGATTTTAAAGCATGCCACAGAAGAAGCAAGGCATGCCCTCTTTTTCAAAAAAGCAGCCCGCACCATAAGACCCAGTTTCCAATTGGGATACCAAAACTCCGCCCTCGTTCGGGGAACTGCGGCAAGAATTTATTTCGCAAAATTAGATACTTTGGTGCGCAGAAGCCTACGAAAGGTTTTCCCCGACCAAAAACAATTTACCTACCTTGCCTATTTGTACACCACCACGGTCATTGAAAAACGGGCAATGGTCGTCTATGCAGCGTATGACGAGATTTTGGACCGCACCCACTCCCCCATCCGCCTAACCAACCTGATTCTGGAAGAAGAAGGCCACCTTTCAGATATGAGTGCCGAAATGTTCCGCCTGGATCCAAATGCGAAGGAACGTTTGGCAGCTCTCGAGGCCGAAGAATCGAAAATTTTTGCCCGATTTTGGCTCCAAATCCGTGAATTCTCTTTGAATTAA
- a CDS encoding lysophospholipid acyltransferase family protein — protein MSIKSFIPAKFNLPALWFTDLTLPVLNKMLHNLESIEISETDQKTLKTFQKERLLYISNHPTTKEPGIAYHAANIMGSRFHYMAAREVFEWGFGFVGDFIQSIGAYSVLAGAPDRESLKASRGILASPSGKLALFPEGEPTSGMNDTLLPFQPGVAQLGFWGLEDALKKDPNAKIWILPTFVKYRMTASISSMQKDIDLAITKMEEKFGITKTGKDILHRFLSVGKRMIEREEKEYGVPVEESRADDFDYRLGRMRHAMLDNIARKAKIPKWDNDANAIEKLRRILSVLEMVSVGMADPNGELPSLEMATWARNAATKAYDFITIQTAYIKELPSAERLYEFLYRYENELFGEFKPRPHKAVVRFGTPFTINEYLSSYKEDKKKTLDIITERLRKELQTMLVEEKSKSNPLFPSQYIF, from the coding sequence ATGTCAATCAAATCCTTTATCCCTGCAAAGTTCAATCTTCCTGCTCTATGGTTTACGGATCTGACTCTTCCGGTTCTGAACAAAATGCTCCATAATCTTGAATCCATCGAGATATCAGAAACCGACCAGAAGACATTAAAAACCTTTCAAAAAGAACGACTCCTTTATATTTCCAATCATCCCACAACCAAAGAACCTGGAATTGCCTATCATGCTGCAAACATTATGGGCTCAAGATTTCATTATATGGCAGCAAGAGAGGTATTTGAATGGGGGTTTGGGTTTGTGGGAGACTTCATCCAATCCATTGGAGCCTACTCTGTGTTAGCTGGCGCACCTGATCGTGAATCTTTAAAAGCATCAAGGGGAATTCTTGCCTCTCCTAGTGGCAAACTTGCTCTATTCCCAGAAGGAGAACCCACTAGTGGTATGAACGATACCCTTCTTCCCTTCCAACCTGGTGTGGCCCAACTCGGATTTTGGGGACTGGAAGATGCACTGAAAAAAGACCCAAATGCTAAAATTTGGATTTTACCTACCTTCGTTAAGTACAGAATGACCGCCTCCATTAGTTCCATGCAAAAAGACATTGATTTGGCAATCACCAAAATGGAAGAAAAGTTTGGGATTACAAAAACAGGAAAAGATATCCTTCACAGATTTTTATCTGTAGGGAAACGAATGATCGAAAGAGAAGAAAAAGAATATGGAGTTCCTGTCGAAGAAAGTAGAGCCGATGATTTTGATTACCGACTGGGGAGGATGCGCCATGCTATGCTCGACAATATTGCAAGGAAGGCCAAAATTCCCAAATGGGACAATGATGCCAATGCCATCGAAAAACTGAGAAGGATTTTGAGTGTTTTAGAAATGGTTTCTGTCGGAATGGCCGATCCCAATGGAGAACTTCCTAGTCTAGAAATGGCAACTTGGGCAAGAAATGCTGCCACCAAAGCCTATGACTTCATCACCATCCAAACTGCCTATATCAAAGAACTACCGAGTGCGGAACGCCTTTATGAGTTTTTGTACCGTTACGAAAACGAACTTTTCGGCGAATTTAAACCTCGCCCCCACAAAGCGGTTGTTAGATTTGGAACTCCATTTACGATCAATGAGTATTTAAGTTCTTATAAAGAAGACAAAAAGAAAACGCTAGATATCATTACGGAACGTCTAAGAAAAGAGTTACAGACGATGCTTGTGGAAGAAAAATCCAAATCCAACCCACTCTTTCCAAGCCAATATATTTTTTAA